Proteins co-encoded in one Homo sapiens chromosome 6 genomic scaffold, GRCh38.p14 alternate locus group ALT_REF_LOCI_3 HSCHR6_MHC_DBB_CTG1 genomic window:
- the SAPCD1 gene encoding suppressor APC domain-containing protein 1 yields the protein MGSQGSGGVPLVQAPYTVLLLPLGTSRQDPGAQSFFLWLRRMQALEREQDALWQGLELLQHGQAWFEDHLREAQRQQLHLGALGENFLTDLHSEPGRPPLAQIQKVNICLQNLIHEKFSPSPLNKASSCTTQDSKERRREQNLWQQQELSRQQKGVTQPKEEMAQRGCTKGPRGPTRV from the exons ATGGGGAGCCAGGGCTCTGGCGGGGTGCCCTTGGTGCAGGCTCCCTACACAGTCCTGCTGCTGCCGCTGGGGACAAGCCGCCAAGACCCAGGGGCCCAGAGCTTCTTCCTTTGG CTACGCAGGATGCAGGCTCTGGAGAGAGAACAGGATGCCCTGTGGCAGGGTCTGGAGCTGCTACAGCATGGCCAGGCCTGGTTTGAAGACCATCTGAGGGAGGCACAGCGACAGCAGCTGCATCTAGGGGCCCTTGGTGAG AATTTTCTAACAGATTTACACTCAGAGCCTGGTCGCCCCCCGTTAGCCCAGATTCAAAAGGTGAACATCTGTTTGCAGAATCTGATTCATGAGAAG TTCTCCCCAAGTCCACTGAACAAGGCTAGTTCCTGCACCACCCAGGATTCAAAGGAAAGACGAAGGGAGCAGAACTTGTGGCAGCAACAG GAGTTGTCAAGGCAGCAGAAAGGAGTCACCCAGCCAAAGGAGGAGATGGCTCAGCGGGGCTGCACCAAGGGGCCAAGAGGCCCTACCCGTGTCTAA
- the VWA7 gene encoding von Willebrand factor A domain-containing protein 7 precursor, with amino-acid sequence MLPTEVPQSHPGPSALLLLQLLLPPTSAFFPNIWSLLAAPGSITHQDLTEEAALNVTLQLFLEQPPPGRPPLRLEDFLGRTLLADDLFAAYFGPGSSRRFRAALGEVSRANAAQDFLPTSRNDPDLHFDAERLGQGRARLVGALRETVVAARALDHTLARQRLGAALHALQDFYSHSNWVELGEQQPHPHLLWPRQELQNLAQVADPTCSDCEELSCPRNWLGFTLLTSGYFGTHPPKPPGKCSHGGHFDRSSSQPPRGGINKDSTSPGFSPHHMLHLQAAKLALLASIQAFSLLRSRLGDRDFSRLLDITPASSLSFVLDTTGSMGEEINAAKIQARHLVEQRRGSPMEPVHYVLVPFHDPGFGPVFTTSDPDSFWQQLNEIHALGGGDEPEMCLSALQLALLHTPPLSDIFVFTDASPKDAFLTNQVESLTQERRCRVTFLVTEDTSRVQGRARREILSPLRFEPYKAVALASGGEVIFTKDQHIRDVAAIVGESMAALVTLPLDPPVVVPGQPLVFSVDGLLQKITVRIHGDISSFWIKNPAGVSQGQEEGGGPLGHTRRFGQFWMVTMDDPPQTGTWEIQVTAEDTPGVRVQAQTSLDFLFHFGIPMEDGPHPGLYPLTQPVAGLQTQLLVEVTGLGSRANPGDPQPHFSHVILRGVPEGAELGQVPLEPVGPPERGLLAASLSPTLLSTPRPFSLELIGQDAAGRRLHRAAPQPSTVVPVLLELSGPSGFLAPGSKVPLSLRIASFSGPQDLDLRTFVNPSFSLTSNLSRAHLELNESAWGRLWLEVPDSAAPDSVVMVTVTAGGREANPVPPTHAFLRLLVSAPAPQDRHTTPTGSSDPILTTATPAFSPFTLVTQGRAGAGLAAGSPWWGTVGGVLLLLGLASW; translated from the exons ATGCTCCCCACGGAGGTCCCCCAATCCCACCCGGGCCCCTCAGCGTTGCTTCTGCTGCAGCTGTTGCTGCCCCCCACATCTGCCTTCTTCCCCAACATCTGGAGCCTGCTGGCTGCCCCTGGCTCCATCACCCACCAAGACCTAACTGAGGAGGCAGCGCTCAACGTCACCCTGCAGCTCTTCCTGGAGCAGCCACCCCCAGGCCGCCCCCCTCTTCGTCTTGAGGACTTCCTG GGTCGAACACTCCTTGCTGATGACCTCTTTGCCGCCTACTTTGGACCTGGTTCTTCTCGGCGGTTCCGAGCAGCCTTAGGTGAGGTGTCTCGTGCCAATGCAGCCCAGGACTTCCTGCCAACTTCCAGGAATGACCCCGACCTGCACTTTGATGCTGAGCGACTGGGTCAGGGACGCGCGCGCCTGGTAGGGGCTCTGCGGGAGACCGTGGTGGCAGCCAGGGCCCTTGACCACACCCTGGCTCGCCAGCGCCTCGGGGCTGCACTTCATGCCCTGCAG GATTTCTACAGTCATAGCAACTGGGTGGAGCTGGGCGAGCAGCAGCCACACCCTCACCTCCTCTGGCCAAGGCAGGAGCTCCAGAACCTGGCACAAG TGGCCGATCCTACCTGCTCCGATTGCGAGGAGTTGAGCTGCCCCAGGAATTGGCTGGGCTTCACACTCCTCACCTCTGGCTACTTTGGAACTCATCCCCCGAAACCTCCAG GGAAATGTAGCCACGGGGGCCATTTTGACCGGAGCAGCTCCCAGCCACCGAGGGGAGGCATCAACAAGGACAGCACATCCCCAGGCTTCTCCCCTCACCACATGCTGCACCTCCAGGCTGCAAAACTGGCCCTTCTAGCCTCCATCCAGGCCTTCAGCCTTCTGCGAAGCCGCCTGGGAGACAGGGATTTCTCCAG GCTGCTGGACATcaccccagcctccagcctgaGCTTTGTCCTGGACACCACGGGCAGCATGGGTGAGGAGATCAACGCTGCCAAAATCCAGGCTCGCCACCTTGTGGAGCAGCGGAGAGGCAGCCCCATGGAGCCTGTCCACTATGTCCTGGTGCCTTTTCATGACCCAG gGTTCGGCCCTGTCTTTACAACCAGTGACCCTGACAGCTTCTGGCAACAGCTTAATGAGATCCATGCCTTGGGGGGTGGAGACGAGCCTGAGATGTGCCTGTCAGCCCTGCAG CTGGCCCTGCTGCACACACCTCCACTCTCAGATATCTTTGTCTTCACGGATGCCTCCCCCAAGGATGCCTTTCTCACCAACCAGGTGGAATCCCTGACTCAGGAGCGGCGCTGCCGG GTAACATTCCTGGTGACTGAAGATACATCAAGGGTTCAGGGTCGAGCTCGGCGTGAGATCTTGTCCCCTCTGCGTTTTGAGCCATACAAAGCAGTGGCCCTGGCCTCAGGAGGAGAGGTGATCTTCACCAAAGACCAGCACATTCGAGACGTGGCAGCCATTGTTGGGGAGAGCATGGCTGCCCTG GTGACTCTTCCCCTGGACCCTCCTGTTGTGGTGCCTGGGCAGCCACTTGTGTTCAGCGTGGATGGGCTGCTCCAGAAGATCACAGTCCGGATCCACGGAGACATCAGCAGCTTCTGGATCAAGAACCCTGCAG GGGTCTCCCAGGGCCAGGAGGAAGGCGGGGGTCCTCTAGGTCACACTCGCCGCTTTGGGCAGTTCTGGATGGTGACCATGGATGACCCTCCACAGACAGGAACCTGGGAGATCCAGGTCACAGCTGAGGACACCCCTGGGGTGAGAGTGCAAG CCCAGACCTCCCTGGACTTCCTCTTCCACTTTGGGATCCCCATGGAGGATGGACCCCACCCTGGCCTCTACCCCCTGACTCAGCCAGTTGCAG GTCTTCAGACCCAGCTGCTGGTAGAAGTGACAGGGTTGGGTTCCAGAGCCAATCCTGGGGATCCTCAGCCGCATTTCTCCCACGTCATCCTTCGAGGGGTCCCAGAGGGTGCCGAACTAGGCCAGGTGCCCTTGGAGCCCGTGGGACCTCCGGAGCGAGGTCTCCTCGCAGCCTCGCTGTCGCCCACGCTGCTGTCCACCCCTAGACCCTTCTCCCTGGAGCTGATTGGCCAGGACGCAGCGGGGCGGCGCCTGCACAGGGCTGCCCCTCAGCCTAGCACTGTAGTCCCTGTCCTTCTGGAG CTTAGTGGCCCCTCGGGTTTCTTGGCCCCGGGCAGCAAAGTCCCGCTCAGTCTCCGCATCGCCAGCTTCTCGGGCCCTCAGGATCTTGACCTTAGGACTTTCGTCAACCCCAGCTTCTCCCTCACCTCCAACCTCTCCAG GGCTCACCTGGAACTGAATGAGTCGGCCTGGGGCCGCCTGTGGCTGGAGGTCCCAGATTCAGCGGCCCCGGATTCCGTGGTGATGGTGACTGTGACTGCAGGGGGACGAGAAGCCAACCCAGTACCCCCGACTCATGCTTTCCTCCGGCTCCTGGTATCGGCCCCAGCCCCGCAG GACCGGCACACCACCCCTACCGGCTCATCTGACCCGATCCTCACCACGGCCACCCCTGCCTTTTCCCCCTTCACATTGGTGACTcaaggcagggctggggcagggctggcTGCGGGCAGCCCCTGGTGGGGCACAGTTGGAGGGGTGCTGCTTCTGCTAGGCCTGGCCTCCTGGTGA